In a single window of the Streptomyces sp. HUAS ZL42 genome:
- a CDS encoding DUF2550 domain-containing protein: MVLALTVCGIVVALVVLGLFVFGLRRRLIQRSGGTFDCSLRWDVPEKPDTSGKGWSYGVARYNGDRIEWYRVFSYAPRPRRVLERASIEVAGRRVPEGEEELALLSDAVILTCLHRGTRLELAMSEDALTGFLAWLEAAPPGQRVNVA, encoded by the coding sequence ATGGTCCTCGCTCTGACTGTGTGCGGAATCGTCGTCGCCCTCGTGGTGCTGGGGCTTTTCGTCTTCGGCCTGCGCCGCAGGCTCATCCAGCGTTCCGGCGGCACCTTCGACTGCAGCCTGCGCTGGGACGTCCCGGAGAAACCCGACACCAGCGGAAAAGGCTGGAGCTACGGCGTCGCCCGCTACAACGGCGACCGCATCGAGTGGTACCGCGTCTTCTCCTACGCCCCCCGTCCCCGCCGCGTCCTGGAGCGCGCGTCGATCGAGGTGGCCGGCCGTCGTGTCCCCGAGGGCGAGGAGGAACTGGCGCTGCTCTCCGACGCGGTGATCCTCACCTGTCTGCACCGGGGCACGCGCCTCGAACTCGCCATGAGCGAAGACGCGCTGACCGGTTTTCTCGCGTGGCTGGAGGCAGCCCCGCCCGGACAGCGAGTGAATGTGGCGTAG
- a CDS encoding F0F1 ATP synthase subunit epsilon, giving the protein MAAELHVALVAADREVWSGEATLVVARTTSGDIGVMPGHQPLLGVLESGPVTIRTSDGGTVVAAVHGGFISFADNKLSLLAEIAELSDEIDVQRVERELERAKAEGDAAAERRADVRLRAAAAR; this is encoded by the coding sequence TTGGCTGCTGAGCTGCACGTCGCGCTGGTCGCGGCCGACCGAGAGGTCTGGTCCGGCGAGGCCACCCTGGTCGTCGCGCGCACCACGTCCGGCGACATCGGCGTCATGCCCGGTCACCAGCCGCTGCTCGGTGTGCTGGAGTCGGGCCCGGTGACCATCCGTACGAGTGATGGTGGAACGGTCGTCGCCGCGGTGCACGGCGGTTTCATCTCGTTCGCGGACAACAAGCTGTCGCTGCTGGCCGAGATCGCCGAGCTGTCGGACGAGATCGACGTCCAGCGCGTGGAGCGTGAGCTCGAGCGCGCGAAGGCGGAGGGCGACGCAGCCGCCGAGCGCCGCGCGGACGTACGACTGCGTGCGGCGGCGGCGCGCTGA
- the atpD gene encoding F0F1 ATP synthase subunit beta yields the protein MTTTVETAVATGRVARVIGPVVDVEFPVDAMPDIYNALHVEVSDPANAGEKKTLTLEVAQHLGDGLVRTISMQPTDGLVRQAAVTDTGTGITVPVGDFTKGKVFNTLGEVLNVDESYDGERWAIHRKAPNFDELESKTEMFETGVKVIDLLTPYVKGGKIGLFGGAGVGKTVLIQEMIYRVANNHDGVSVFAGVGERTREGNDLIEEMSDSGVIDKTALVFGQMDEPPGTRLRVALAGLTMAEYFRDVQKQDVLFFIDNIFRFTQAGSEVSTLLGRMPSAVGYQPNLADEMGLLQERITSTRGHSITSMQAIYVPADDLTDPAPATTFAHLDATTVLSRPISEKGIYPAVDPLDSTSRILDPRYIAQDHYDAAMRVKTILQKYKDLQDIIAILGIDELGEEDKLVVHRARRVERFLSQNTHVAKQFTGVDGSDVPLDESIAAFNAICDGEYDHFPEQAFFMCGGLEDLKANAKELGVS from the coding sequence ATGACGACGACAGTTGAGACGGCCGTTGCCACGGGCCGCGTCGCCCGGGTCATCGGCCCGGTCGTCGACGTGGAGTTCCCCGTCGACGCGATGCCGGACATCTACAACGCCCTTCACGTCGAGGTCTCCGACCCGGCGAACGCGGGCGAGAAGAAGACCCTGACCCTCGAAGTCGCCCAGCACCTGGGTGACGGCCTGGTCCGGACGATCTCCATGCAGCCCACCGACGGTCTGGTCCGCCAGGCCGCGGTCACCGACACCGGCACGGGCATCACCGTCCCGGTCGGCGACTTCACCAAGGGCAAGGTGTTCAACACTCTCGGTGAGGTGCTGAACGTCGACGAGTCCTACGACGGTGAGCGCTGGGCGATCCACCGCAAGGCCCCGAACTTCGACGAGCTCGAGTCGAAGACCGAGATGTTCGAGACCGGCGTCAAGGTCATCGACCTGCTGACCCCGTACGTCAAGGGCGGCAAGATCGGTCTGTTCGGCGGCGCCGGCGTCGGCAAGACGGTGCTCATCCAGGAGATGATCTACCGTGTCGCCAACAACCACGACGGTGTCTCCGTGTTCGCCGGTGTCGGCGAGCGCACCCGTGAGGGCAACGACCTGATCGAGGAGATGTCGGACTCGGGCGTCATCGACAAGACCGCCCTGGTCTTCGGTCAGATGGACGAGCCCCCGGGCACCCGTCTGCGCGTCGCGCTGGCCGGCCTGACCATGGCCGAGTACTTCCGTGACGTCCAGAAACAGGACGTGCTGTTCTTCATCGACAACATCTTCCGCTTCACGCAGGCCGGTTCCGAGGTGTCGACCCTGCTCGGCCGTATGCCCTCCGCGGTGGGTTACCAGCCGAACCTGGCCGACGAGATGGGTCTCCTCCAGGAGCGCATCACCTCGACCCGCGGTCACTCGATCACCTCGATGCAGGCGATCTACGTCCCCGCGGACGACCTGACCGACCCGGCCCCGGCCACCACCTTCGCCCACCTCGACGCGACGACGGTTCTGTCCCGTCCGATCTCCGAGAAGGGCATCTACCCGGCCGTGGACCCGCTGGACTCCACGTCCCGCATCCTGGACCCGCGCTACATCGCGCAGGACCACTACGACGCCGCGATGCGCGTCAAGACGATCCTGCAGAAGTACAAGGACCTCCAGGACATCATCGCGATCCTCGGTATCGACGAGCTCGGCGAGGAGGACAAGCTCGTCGTCCACCGTGCCCGTCGCGTGGAGCGCTTCCTGTCCCAGAACACCCACGTCGCCAAGCAGTTCACCGGCGTCGACGGGTCGGACGTCCCGCTGGACGAGTCGATCGCGGCCTTCAACGCGATCTGCGACGGCGAGTACGACCACTTCCCGGAGCAGGCGTTCTTCATGTGCGGTGGCCTCGAGGACCTCAAGGCCAACGCGAAGGAGCTGGGCGTCTCCTGA